DNA from Microbacterium sp. SORGH_AS_0969:
GCGGACGCTCGCCCGTCGTCGATCGCCGCAGCGGCATCCGTCATCGCCTCGGCCAGACGCTCGAGGATCGGACGCTGCACCTGCGCGGCATCCTGGAACAACCGGTACGACACGAGTCCGGCCGCGGCGTTCAGGAGGACGATGTCGCGCACCGCCCCGGTCTCGCCGGCGAGCGTGCGCCGCACCACCTCGGCGTTGTGATCGGGCGAGCCGCCGAGCAGGGCATCGATCTCGACGAGCGGGATGCCGAGATCCCGAGGATCCAGATCGTGCTCGTGGACATCGCCTCTGCTGATCTCCCAGAGCCGGCTGTGTCCGGTGGTCGTCAGCTCGTCGAGACCGTCGTCGCCGCGGAACACCAGCGCCGTCGCCCCGCGTGTGCGGAAGACGCCGGTGATGAGCGGGACCCGATCGAGGTGAGCGACGCCGACCGCGTTCGCCTCCGCACGCGCCGGGTTGCACAGGGGGCCGAGGAAGTTGAACACCGTCGGCACTCCGAGCTCCGACCGGGTCGGCCCCGCGTGACGGAATCCGGGATGGAACGCCGCGGCGAAGGCGAAGGTGATCCCCGTGCGATCGAGGGTCTCGGCGACGTGCGCCGGATCGAGCGTGAGAGCGATACCGAGCGACGACAGGACGTCGGAGGATCCGGATGCCGAGCTCGCGGCACGATTGCCGTGTTTGACCACGGGGACTCCGGATGCCGCCGCCACCACCGCCGCCATCGTCGAGACGTTGACGGTGCCGAAGCGGTCTCCGCCGGTCCCCACGATGTCGAGGACTTCGGCGCGCACCGGGAGCGGCACAGCCGCCTCGAGGATGGCGTCGCGGAAGCCCACGATCTCTTCGACCGTCTCGCCCTTGGCGCGCAACGCAATGAGGAACCCGGCGAGCTGCGACGGGGTCGCCTCGCCCGCCATGACACGCCGCATGGCCCACGTGGATTCCGACACGCTGAGGTCGCGCCCGTCGAGGAGAGACGTGAGGACATCGGGCCAGGAGAAGCGTTCCGCCATGCCATGATCCTTCCACACCGCCCTGCCCGCTCTCCGAGCCGCGAGAGACGCGGCAGAAGTCCCACTACACCGGGGATTCCCCGTGGATTCTTAGGTTTCCCTAAGTCTCGACCGTGGAATATCTCCAGCTCGAGATGGGAATATCGGCCCGTCGGATCGCGCATAATGGGATGGTGACGACCTCAGCGACGTATTCCCAGGCCGTGCGTGCCGTGAAGCGGCCCGACCCGGTCGCGGTGGGCACCATCGTGTGGCTGGGCAGCGAGGTCATGTTCTTCGCCGGCCTCTTCGCCATCTACTTCACTCTGCGCAGCACCTCCGCGTCCCTCTGGGCGCAGGAGACCGAGCTGCTCAACGTCCCCTTCGCGACCGTCAACACGATCATCCTCGTGCTGTCGTCGGTCACGTGCCAGATGGGCGTGTTCGCTGCCGAGCGGTACCAGCCGTACCGCACCGGCAAGCCGTTCCGCTTCGTCCAGTGGGGAATGGTGGAGTGGTTCTACCTCACGTTCATCCTCGGCGCCGTCTTCGTGTCGGGCCAGGTGTGGGAGTACGCGACGCTGGTTGCCGAAGGCATGCCCATCAGCGCCAACCCCTACGCGTCGGCCTTCTACCTGACCACCGGCTTCCACGCCCTGCACGTGACGGGCGGGCTCATCGCCTTCCTCCTCGTCATCGGCCGTGCCTACGCCGTGAAGAACTTCGGGCGCAAAGAGATGACCACCTCGATCGTCGTGTCCTACTACTGGCACTTCGTCGACGTCGTCTGGATCGCCCTGTTCTTCGTCATCTACTTCCTGAAGTAAGAGAGCAGTACCTCACATGGCACGAGAGAAGAAGCCGCGCCGCGCCTCCGGGCGCCGCAGTCCCCTGGCCGCCGCCGCGCTGATCGGCATCGGCCTCCTCCTCACCGGTGGCGTGTACGCCGGTGCGTCCGCCGCGATGGCCGCGACCGACACCCCGACGAGCAGCGCTTCCTCCGCGACCGCGGTCGAAGAGGGCAAGAAGCTCTTCCAGGCGAACTGCGCGACCTGTCACGGCCTCGACCTCGAGGGCAGCCAGCAGGGTCCCTCCCTGTTCGGCGTCGGCGAGCTGTCGGTGCACTTCCAGGTGTCCACCGGACGCATGCCGCTTCAGGCCCAGGGCCCGCAGGCCCCCCAGAAGCCCGTGCAGTTCACCGAAGAGCAGATCGACGCGATCGCCGCTTTCGTGCAGTCGTCGGCCCCCGGCCCGACCTACCCGAGCGCCGACATCACCGACGGCGAGGGCGACCTCTCCCACGGTGCCGAGCTGTTCCGCATCAACTGCGCGATGTGCCACAACGTCGCCGGCGCGGGCGGTGCGCTGACCGAGGGCAAGTGGGCCCCGGATCTGCACACCGTGACGCCCGTCAACATGTACGCGGCCATGGTCACCGGCCCGCAGAACATGCCGGTCTTCAACGACCTCAACCTCACCCCCGAAGACAAGCGCGACGTCATCTCGTACCTGATGTTCCTTCAGAAGTCCGAGTCCCCCGGCGGATTCTCGCTCGGTTCGCTCGGTCCGGTCTCCGAGGGTCTGTTCATCTGGATCTTCGGAATCGGGGCGCTCATCGCGCTCACCGTGTGGATCACGGCCAAGTCCAACTGACCGTCGTCATCGACATTACGTAAACGCACGAGGAGCACCATGGCACACGAGGAAGACGCACTCGAGCACGAGAGGGCTTCATGGAAGCCCTCCGCCGGGCTCGCCGTCGCGGTTCCCGACCCCGTGGAGAACCCGGGTCTTCCCGGACACCGCCACCGCATGACCGATCAAGACCCGCAGGCGATGAAGCGGGCGGTCCGCACGGTCTACACGCTGTTCTACTTCTCGGTCGCCGCGAGCATCTGGGCGAGCATCGCCTACATGATCTTCCCGATCGAGTCGGGCGCGCTGATCGACATCCGGTACAACAACCTCTTCATCGGACTCGGCATCGGCTTCGCCCTGCTGTCGATCGGTATCGGCACCATTCACTGGGGCAAGTCGGTCATGTCCGACAAGGAGTACATCGAGGACCGCCACGCCACGCGCGGCCGCGACGAGACCCGCGAGGGTGCCGTCAACGTCTTCGTCGAGGCGAACGAGGACTCCGGCTTCGGTCGCCGCGAGATCATCCGCAACTCGCTGTTCGCCGCTCTCGCCGCCTCGATCATCCCGGGTATCACCCTGTTCCGTGGTCTCGCACCTCAGGACGAAGATCCGGTGAAGCTCCTCAGCCACACCATGTGGAAGGAGGGCTCGCGCCTGTCGCACGACCCCTCCGGTCGGCCGATCCGCGCAGCCGACGTCACGCTCGGCTCCGCCTTCCACGTGATCCCGGAAGAGCTTGCGGGCCTCGGCCACGACGAGGGCTACCTCGAAGAGAAGGCCAAGGCCATCGTGCTGCTGATGCGTCTGCAGCCCGAGCAGCTGAACCCCGAGACCAACAAGATGGACTGGACGTACGACGGCATCGTCGCGTACTCGAAGGTCTGCACGCACGTCGGCTGCCCCGTGGCGCTCTACGAGCAGCAGACCCACCACCTCCTGTGCCCTTGCCACCAGTCGCAGTTCGACGTCGCCAACGGTGCGGCCGTCATCTTCGGCCCGGCCGCCCGTCCCCTGCCGCAGCTCCCCATCACCGTCGACGCCGAGGGTTACCTCGTCGCGAAGAGTGACTTCCACGAGCCCGTCGGCCCCAGCTTCTGGGAGCGCAAATGAGCATCGGTACTCATCCCACCGAGAACGTCACGACCGAACCCGCCGTCTCCGCCGGCCCGCAGCCGGGGGGACGCGACGGTAAGCCGCTCGGCGGCCGTTTCGTCGGCGCTGCGGCGAACTACCTCGACGAGCGCACGAGCATGTCGGGCATCGTCAAAGAGCTCGGTCGCAAGATCTTCCCCGACCACTGGTCCTTCATGCTGGGCGAGATCGCCCTGTGGAGCTTCGTGGTCGTGCTGCTGTCCGGCACCTTCCTGACGTTCTTCTTCCAGGCGTCGATGGTCGAGACGCACTACAACGGCGCCTACGAGCCCATGCGCGGTATCGCGATGTCCGCGGCGATGGAGTCCGCGCTGCACATCTCGTTCGACCTGCGCGGTGGACTCCTGGTCCGTCAGATCCACCACTGGGCCGCCCTTGTCTTCGTGGCCGGCATCGGCGTGCACATGCTGCGCGTCTTCTTCACCGGCGCGTTCCGCA
Protein-coding regions in this window:
- the trpD gene encoding anthranilate phosphoribosyltransferase, producing MAERFSWPDVLTSLLDGRDLSVSESTWAMRRVMAGEATPSQLAGFLIALRAKGETVEEIVGFRDAILEAAVPLPVRAEVLDIVGTGGDRFGTVNVSTMAAVVAAASGVPVVKHGNRAASSASGSSDVLSSLGIALTLDPAHVAETLDRTGITFAFAAAFHPGFRHAGPTRSELGVPTVFNFLGPLCNPARAEANAVGVAHLDRVPLITGVFRTRGATALVFRGDDGLDELTTTGHSRLWEISRGDVHEHDLDPRDLGIPLVEIDALLGGSPDHNAEVVRRTLAGETGAVRDIVLLNAAAGLVSYRLFQDAAQVQRPILERLAEAMTDAAAAIDDGRASAKLEAWISTTRELAE
- a CDS encoding heme-copper oxidase subunit III codes for the protein MVTTSATYSQAVRAVKRPDPVAVGTIVWLGSEVMFFAGLFAIYFTLRSTSASLWAQETELLNVPFATVNTIILVLSSVTCQMGVFAAERYQPYRTGKPFRFVQWGMVEWFYLTFILGAVFVSGQVWEYATLVAEGMPISANPYASAFYLTTGFHALHVTGGLIAFLLVIGRAYAVKNFGRKEMTTSIVVSYYWHFVDVVWIALFFVIYFLK
- a CDS encoding c-type cytochrome; amino-acid sequence: MAREKKPRRASGRRSPLAAAALIGIGLLLTGGVYAGASAAMAATDTPTSSASSATAVEEGKKLFQANCATCHGLDLEGSQQGPSLFGVGELSVHFQVSTGRMPLQAQGPQAPQKPVQFTEEQIDAIAAFVQSSAPGPTYPSADITDGEGDLSHGAELFRINCAMCHNVAGAGGALTEGKWAPDLHTVTPVNMYAAMVTGPQNMPVFNDLNLTPEDKRDVISYLMFLQKSESPGGFSLGSLGPVSEGLFIWIFGIGALIALTVWITAKSN
- a CDS encoding ubiquinol-cytochrome c reductase iron-sulfur subunit → MAHEEDALEHERASWKPSAGLAVAVPDPVENPGLPGHRHRMTDQDPQAMKRAVRTVYTLFYFSVAASIWASIAYMIFPIESGALIDIRYNNLFIGLGIGFALLSIGIGTIHWGKSVMSDKEYIEDRHATRGRDETREGAVNVFVEANEDSGFGRREIIRNSLFAALAASIIPGITLFRGLAPQDEDPVKLLSHTMWKEGSRLSHDPSGRPIRAADVTLGSAFHVIPEELAGLGHDEGYLEEKAKAIVLLMRLQPEQLNPETNKMDWTYDGIVAYSKVCTHVGCPVALYEQQTHHLLCPCHQSQFDVANGAAVIFGPAARPLPQLPITVDAEGYLVAKSDFHEPVGPSFWERK